The genomic segment GAACTGTCTCCGGTAAGATGGGCGGATCGGTTGAAGAGGTGTTAAGCGACAACAAGTCTCTGACCGAACGGTTCGGCTTTGTGCGCCCTGTGTTTCCGGTGGCATCAGGCGGTCTTCACCCAGGCAAAGTCCATGCCGAACTTGCAACACTTGGAACTGATATTGTTCTTCAGGCAGGCGGCGGCATCCACGGTCATCCTGACGGCACCCGCGCCGGAGCCTGCGCCATGCGCCAGGCAGTGGACGCGTTCCTTGCAGGTGTTTCGGCTGAGGAGTATGCAAAAACGCATACGGAACTTGCGCAGGCCCTTGGCAAATGGGGCGTGAAATAATTTTACTTTTTTTTTTGGAAATTTTCAAAACGCGAATCACATGCCTTCGGCCTGCTCACCACTTCGTGCTATTCGCGTTTGAACGAAGGTATGCGATTCGCGTTTCATATGTCTATCCTGCCACCTGCCTCTCAAAATAAATTTCCTCCACGCCAAACCAACACCACAAATCACGTGTCCGGGGCGCAAATAACTTATAGAATAGGCGCTGAAAGACCTATTAATTAATTCACAAGGACTAATGCGCTCATGGATACAAGAATGAAATTCTTAGAACACGAACTTGCCGAACAGGAACGTGAAATGAATATCAAACACGAAGCAGGAGCAGATGCGTCTGCATCTTCCGCAAAATCAGAAAATACTGAAGCACTTGAGAGAAAAGTTCGCGAACTTGACGCCATGGTCAAAGGGCTCACCGAAGAGATGCTGGACCTCAAATCCGTCACCCGCAAACTCACCATGCAGCTTGAAGAGATGCGTGGCGGCCAGTCCAGAGTCCAGGCAGAATCGCGCTTCGGCCAGAAAAAGCCCGAAGAACAGGCAACAGAAATTTCTCGTGGTACTGCAGCACCCCCTGCATCTGCCCACACCGCACCGGTTCGCGCCGTCCCGGGACGTCGCCCGGCAGTAGCCGAAGAAGAACCTGCCACGGCAAATCGTGCAGTGCCGCAGCGTTCAACGCAGCCTGCCGCACCTGTGCGCGCCGGAGCCGCAACCTCCCGCCACACCATCTCCTCCCCGACCCCCGAACGCATGCCTGAACCTGAACCCGAAGTTCCCGTCGAGCAACTCAAGGCAGGTCAGTTCGAGTACGTCATGCAGCCGGACGGCACCATTCAGAAACGCAAAAAGACAACCGATCACAGCGTCATCATCGCAGGGACCGGCTACAACCCTGGCCACACCTCCCGCTCTGCCGCCATTCGCCCTGACTCAGACGCAGTCATTGAAGCAGCCGAAGACGACGCCATAACCGACGACGCCAAAAACCGCCGCTGATACTGAGGTAAGCAGTGCACATCGTTCAGGTTGACATCGATAACTTCAAATCTTTCTCCCGAAAGACCAAAATTCCTTTTTACGAAGGATTCACCGTAATCTCCGGCCCCAACGGATCGGGAAAAAGTAACATTATCGACTCCATACTCTTTGTGTTGTCTCTCTCCAGCGCACGCTCTCTGCGTGCCGAAAAACTCACCGACCTCATCAACAACATCTCAGGCAAACATACCGCCGAAGTCACGCTCACATTCTCTGACGAAACCAAAATCCGGCGACGAATCAAACGAACCGCGAGCGGCTACTACAGCTACTATTACCTGAACGAAAGGCTCTGCACACAGACCGACGTTCTGGCATACCTCTCCAAATACGGCATCAAACCCCATGGATACAACGTCGTAATGCAGGGAGATGTCACCCGCATCATGGAGATGAGCGACCTCGACCGCCGGAGAATGATCGACGAGATCGCAGGCGTTGCTGAGTTTGACTCCAAAAAAGAGCAGGCACTTACCGAACTTGAACAAGTGCGGGCACGAATAGAGCGCGAAGAGCTCCTGCTTGCAGACCTCGCCACCAGAATCGAGGAGCTCAAAGAAGCACGCGAAGGCGCGGTCAAGTACCAGAAACTTCAGGCTGAGCTCGACTACTTCCGCGCAGCACGGCAGGTTGCCCAGCTGCGCGACTTGGAACGCGAACTCTCCACCATCGCTCTTGCCAAAGCCGATCAGGAGACCGAACTCGTCCGCATTAACGAGTCCGTCTCTCTTGAGACGCATGAACGAAACTGCCGGATGGAGGATGTCAGAGACATCGACCGGCAGATTTCAGAAAAGAGCGGCCCCGAGTACATCAAACTCCTCGCCGACCTCGAAGCCGAGCGCGGTAACATCCGTGTGGCTGATCAGACGATCGGCCGGCTGAAGAAAGAAAAGGACGCCAACCTCAGCTCGATGAACGATATCTTCATCGACATGAAACGGTTTGAGAACTCTCTGGCTGATAAAAACAAAGAGTCTCGCCAGCTCCAGATTGATCGGGCGAACCTTGCGATGGAGCATGAAGCCCAGAAGAAGGTTCTCGACCAGGTTCAGGTGCTGATGGACAAACAGAGCAAGGACTCTGAAGGTGCGCAGACCGAACTCATCTCTCTGATGGGTCAGATTGAGGACAAAAAATCCGAACGTTCCACCATACTCTCCGAACGCGATGGCATAATTGAGCGCAGCCGTATTCGCGCACAGGAGTCGGAACGAATCAAACGCCGCCAGATCCAGCTTGTCGAGGAACGTGCAGAAAAACAGGGCGAGATCTCCTCGCTCGAACGCGAACTTTCCGAGAAACAAAAAGAAAAATCCGTGTTCGATAAGCAGATCGGTGAAGCCGACCGGTCGATGATGTCCTGCCGCAGATCGCTTGAACCGATCAGAGGGGAAATCCAGCAGCTGACTCAGAAGATGATGCGGCTTGAGGCGCAGCAGCAGGTCTCGGCAGAGTCGAACCGTGCAATTTCTGCGGTTCTTGAGATGAACGGCGTGTCGGGAACAATCGCACGGCTCGGCAAAGTGCCGTCTGAGTACACGACCGCTC from the Methanorbis rubei genome contains:
- a CDS encoding DUF7518 family protein produces the protein MKFLEHELAEQEREMNIKHEAGADASASSAKSENTEALERKVRELDAMVKGLTEEMLDLKSVTRKLTMQLEEMRGGQSRVQAESRFGQKKPEEQATEISRGTAAPPASAHTAPVRAVPGRRPAVAEEEPATANRAVPQRSTQPAAPVRAGAATSRHTISSPTPERMPEPEPEVPVEQLKAGQFEYVMQPDGTIQKRKKTTDHSVIIAGTGYNPGHTSRSAAIRPDSDAVIEAAEDDAITDDAKNRR